Below is a window of Bradyrhizobium sp. SZCCHNS1050 DNA.
GCCGAATAAATCTTCCTGCGGTGCAACGCACAGGCGTTGTCATCTCGATCATGCGGTATTCGATGATGGTGCGGAGAACGATCATGATGGCGGCGGCAACACAAGGACATGCGGCTCCGCGCACCAATCCAAGACGTGCAATCAGCTCAGCCGGGCATGGCGACCGACGATGTGTTCTATCATCGAACGTGCGGCCGCTGTGGAACCGGTGACCCGCCAAGCATCGGGCGCACGAGATCAACATCAACTCCAGGGAGGACGAAGCAGATCAGTCCGCGTGCGATCCGAGCAACTCGTCACCGGCTCGGGCCACGGCAGCTGATCAACCATAGGCGTGATCCAACCGATCACGCTCAAGCGTAGCGGGGCAACGATTGGGTGCAGAACGGCGCCGTAACGCCGAAGTCGGACGAAGTTGCTCACTTAGTAAAGCGTATCCGGGGGACGACAAAGTTGCTGGACGACATCACCATCGAGACGCGTGATGCGGGAATGGATTCGGGTCGAGGGGCGGCCCGCAGGGTTGAATACTTGATCATCCTGCGCCGGATCGGTCCGCTGAGACGAAATACGGTCGCCAGGTCGGCGGTGAATCGCGCCGATCGCGTGCGCGCAGCTCTGGAGGCGCACGCATGAAGATCCGCAAGACCGACTATGGAACGATCATCCTGCACTGGACCCTGGTTGGGGCCACGGTGATCGCGTTCCTGACGGGGCTTCGCATGGCGACCGAAGCGCCTGGACACGCATGGATCGCCAACAATCTCGATTGGCTGCTGCCCCGGCACCGGACCTGGACCTGGCACATGCCGGCTGGGGTCGTGCTCGCGAGCGTCGCCGTCGCCTACATGATCTATATCTCGAAGTCAGGGCTCGGCCGTCGCGTCACCATCGACAAGATGCGCTTCAAGGGCTTGCTCGGCCGCCGGCCGGCGCGGCTGGGCTCGATCAGCGTGATGCTGCATTGGGTGCTTTTCATCTCCATGGCGATCCTGATCGTCACCGGAGGCATGCTCTTCTTCGGCGTAGCCTCCGGCTACGTCACCATGATGATCCACTGGTACGCGACCTGGGTGATCCCGGCCTTCGTGGTGCTGCACGTCCTGGTTCACTTCAGCATCGGCGGAAAGATGCAGCTCTATCGCGTGTTCCGGCCGGCGCCCTTGCCGCCGCCGCCGCCAAAGCTCGATCCCGTCGAACTCCTCACGATGCTGGTCGAGCAGTCGGAAAAGCTGGAGGAAGCGGAGGCGCCTCCGAGGAGGCCGGCGCCAGCTGCGCGGCCTGCAGCGCGTGAGCCGATGCCGGCGCCGCGGCGCATGGAGGAGCCGATGCGGGCCCGGTCCGAGCCGCGTGTGCCGCCGGGTCGCATGCGTCCGCCGCCGACACCTGCCAAGGGCAATTCCCGCCGCCGCAATCCGAGCTTCCAATCCAACCCGTTCATGGTCGCGATCGCCGCAGCCATCGTGATCGGTTCGGCGATGTTCGCCGCCGACTACTACGCCGAGGACACCGTCACGGTGTATCGAATCGCGACATCGGATGCGCCGACGCTTGACGGCGATTCGTCGGATCGTGTCTGGCGCAACATCCAGCCGCACATGGTGACGACCAACCAGGGCGACAATTTCGACGGTACCGGCGAATCGCGCGTCTGGATCAAGGCGGCGCATGACGGCACGTGGGTCTACTTCCTCGTCATCTGGGAGGATCCGACGCGATCGTTGAAGCAGCTGCCGCTGATCAAGAAGGCGGATGGCTGGCATCTCCTGCAGAATGGATTCGACAAGGGCGACGAGAACGATTTCAACGAGGACAAGTTCTCGCTGTTGTTCACGACGCTGCCGATCACCTTGGCCGCGGACCGAACGTTTCACATGAGCTCGCAGCCGATGCCGGACAAGCCGCCGACGCTGTCGGGTCGCGGCATCCACTACACGCCGGCGCCGAATCTCTATGCCGACGCCTGGCTGTGGAAGGCGACGAGCGGCGGCCCGACCGGATGGATGGACGATGATCATTTCGGTCCGCCTGCGGAGCCGACACCGGATCAGGTCAAGGGACTCACGCCCTACAAGGGCGGGTTTGCACCGGATCCGGGGACTGCGAACTATTCGGACAATTTCGTGATCGACAGGGAGGCCGCAAGACTGGGAAATCGGGGCGTGAGACCGAAGCGCCTGCCGAAGGACGTCGCCGCGATGACCGCGGCGATGGGCGAGATCAATCTCGATCCCAACATCGGCGAGAGTGAAGGCTCACGCTGGTTCATGACAGAGGCCGAATCGGTGCCCTATTCGGCCGAGGCGGATGCCCAGACGCCGATCGGGACCGTGGTGCCCGGTGTTCTCGTCAGCGGCGAGTTCACCGGTGATCGCGCGGACATCCGTTGCGCTGCGCGTTGGGCCGCGGGCCACTGGACGCTCGAAATTGCCCGCAAAATGGACACGAAAAGCAAGTACGACGTTCCGATCAAGAATGGCGTGTTCATGCGTGTCGCAGCGTTCGACCATACCCAGATCAGACATACCAGGCAGATCCGGCCGATGCGACTTGAGGTGCAGTAATGGGTAAGATTTGCAAGATCCAGTACAACAGGGAAACGTTCTACGCGAATGTGGGCGATATCCTGCTCGACGGCGCCATCAACAGTGGCGTGGATCTGCCCCATGACTGCCGCAGCGGAATCTGCGGCTCCTGCAAAGTGACGGTCATCGACGGCAAGCTGTTCGGCGGCATGGAAGGCGACATGGCGCATGCGTGCCAGGCGCGTGTCGTGTCCGACCTCAAGATCATCACGGAGCCCGTGCCGGATACGGTGACGATGAACTGCGAGGTGGGCGATCTCGTGCGGCTCGCGCCCGACGTCGTCGGTGTCACCCTCGAGATGCCGAAGCCGCTGCGATTCTTCCCCGGACAATACGCCAAGGTCCAGTACCGCGGTTTTCCGACACGCTGCTACAGCCCGACCTATCCGATGGTCGGCGCGCCCGATAGCCATCTGCTGTATCTGCACATCCGCATCCTGAAGGATGGCCTGGTGTCCTCGGCGCTCGGCCGTGACATCCAGGTCGGACATCGCGTCAAGCTGACGGCGCCGCTCGGCACCGCGTTCTTCCGTCAGAAGCATCGCGGCCGGATCATCCTGGTGGCGAGCGGCACCGGCTTCGCGCCGATGTGGGCGATCGCGGTCGCCGCCATCACGGAGAATCCGAAGCGCGAGATCGTCTTCATCGTCGTGTCACGCACCTTGCAGTCGTTCTACATGCATCAGGCGCTGTGCCGCTTGGCGCGCTTCCCGAACGTGAAGATCATCCCGATCGTGTCGGAGCCGCAGAACGTCTCGCCGGCGATTCGCAGCGGCCGGCCGACCGAACACATGCCGGAGCTCACGCCGAACGACGTCGTCTACACCTGCGGCGCGCCGGCTATGACGGAGGCGGTCGCGAAGATGTCGCGCGCGGCCGGAGCGAAGTGTCATTGCGATCCGTTCGTCTCGTCGGCGCAGCCCTCCGAGTCGAGCGGCGGACTCATGGATCGGCTGGTCGGGTGGCTCGACAGCCAGCGAGGCCGGCCGGCCATGTTCCAGCCGGCGGAATGAGATCGTTGCGGCCGCGACGCGCGCGGCCGCAGTCCGGCGCTCAGCCGGCCATGAACGCGAGCAGAGTGCCGGTGGCCGACGCGGGCGGAACGATCAGGCTCGCGCCACTGCGCACCGCTGCCGCGCCCAGAGCCTTTTCGGTGGCGGTCAGATCGTGTGAGGCCAGCACCAGGCCTGCGCCGCCTCGCTCCGGCAGGCCGGCAAGCGACACACCCGGATAGCGCGCTGCGAGCTGGTCCCTGGTCAGGAATACGAAATCGGCGCGGTCACCGCCCGAGGTGACGGTCACGGCGCCGTCGGCTTCGTCCCGGCCGTCGCGATCGATCAGGCGCGACAGGTGAGCCGCGTCCTTGGCCGGATCCGGCGTCACGATCAGCGCCTGCTTCAGTTGCTTGGCGGCGTTGGCATGGCGCATCAGTTCCGGGATCCACACCGTTTCGCGCGTCTTGTGCTGGCAGGCGAAGATGCGCAGGCCGCCCGGAGCCTCCGCGACGGGCCATTGAAACACGCGGAATTTCGCTGCCGAGATGCTGCCGTCGGGCAGGGGCACCGGACGCTCGAAGTCGATGGGACCAATCGGCTCAAAACCTTTCGCGCGGATTTCCTCGGCGCCGGCCGCGGAATCGATCGCCGTGAAGGCGATGCGCTCGATGCCTTCGCCGCGCTGGGCAAGGAAATTGCGGGTTGGAACGTTGTGATCGGTCTCGGCGAGGATGCCGAGCAACTCGATGTAGTCAGGATCGAGCATGATGGTGTAGTTGCCGGATCCCATCTTGGCACTGTGCGTGCCGCGCGGAGACAGCGTAAAACCCAGCCGCTTCCAGGTCTCCGCCGCGGCGTCGAGATCCTTCACCACGACGACCGCGTGATCGATACCGATGACATTCTTGAGGGCCACGCGTTTGTCTCCTTGCAGCGAACTTGGCATATTGGTGGCCGAACTATGCCCAATCGACCCATGCGCCGCAACCGGCGCTGCGGGGCGCTGGGCGCAAGGCAAGATCGATCTCCGGCAGGGCGGTCGACCAGCAAGGATGAGCTGTCCGCGATGAGCACCACCACAGATTCCGTTCAATGGCCGCCATCCCTTTGGGCGGCGCAGACCCCGGCTGGACCCGACCTGTCCGAGCTTCAGGGCAGTGTGCAGGCCGACGTGGTCATCATCGGCGGCGGCTTCACGGGGCTGTCGACGGCGCTGCATCTGCGCGAAGCTGGGACGGACGTCGCCATCGTCGAGGCGATGGAGCCCGGCTGGGGCGCATCCGGCCGGAACAACGGTCAGGTCATTCCGACGCTGTCACGTCCCGATCCGGACGACCTCGTCGCGCGTCATGGCGCCGCGGGCGAGCGCTTCGTGGCGATGTTGCGCGACAGCGCGTCCAATCTGTTCGATACCGTGAGACGGTACAACATCGACGCCGAGCATGAACAGGCCGGCTGGGTCCAGCCGGTGCATACGCCCGGCCGCATCAAGATCGCCGAGCGCAGGTTCAAGCAGTGGTCGAAGTTCGGTGCGCCGGTCGAGCTGCTGTCGCGCGATCAGGCGCGAGACATGCTCGGCTCGGACGCCTGGCATGGCGGCTTCTGGAACAAGACCGGCGGCCACATCAATCCGCTCGCGCTGGCGCGTGGCTTGGCGCGGACGGTGCTGAGCCTGGGCGGCCGGATCTATGCGCGCTCACCGGTCATCGACTTCGCCCGGCGGGGGGATCGCTGGATCGTGCGCACCGCACGGGGGGAGCTGTCGGCGCGCGCGCTGGTGCTGGCGAGCAATGCCTATAGCGGCGAGTTCTCCAAGGCGCTCGCACCGGATATCGCGCACGAGGTGATGCCCGTGCTGTCGTGGCAGATGGCGACGCAGCCGCTGTCGGACAATGTCCGCAAGACCGTCATCCCGGCGCGGCAGGCGATGTCCGATACCCATGGCGAACTCTATTTTGCGCGCTACGACGCCCGCAACCGACTGGTCACCGGCGGCGCCGTGATCGGCCCCGGCAACAAGGCCGAGCGGCTGAAGGCGCGGGTCGCCGAACGCCTGCAGCGCCTGTGGCCGCAGATCGGCGAGGTCAGGTTCGACTATGTCTGGAACGGCTATGTCGGCATGACCACGGACTACATGCCGCGGATTCATCGCCTCGGTCCTGATGCCTATGGCTGGACCGGCTGCAACGGCCGCGCGGTCGCGCTCACGATCCCCCTCGGTGCGGAGCTTGCGAAAGCGGTGCGCGGCGTGTCGGCGAACGAGCTGGCGCTGCCGTTCACGGAACCGGTCACCATTCCCGCGCACGCCCTGCTGCGTCCGTTCGCGCCGCTGATGCTGCTCTTGTACCGATATCGCGACGCGCGTGAGATCGGCTAAGACGTGGGATGTTCGATCCGGGCGAAGTCGCCGCCCGGAATGGCCTCGAGCAGAGCCTGCGTATACGGATGCTGCGGGTTGCCGAACACGTCGTGCGTGGGTCCATGCTCGACGACCACGCCGTCCTTCATGACCGCGACCAGATCGCAGATCTGGGCTGCGACGCGCAGGTCGTGCGTGATGAAGATGATCGACAGGTCGAGGCGCTCGCGCAGGCTGATCAGCAGCTTCAACACCTGCGCCTGAACGGAGACGTCGAGCGCGGACACCGGTTCGTCCGCGACCAGCACCTTGGGCTTCAGTGCCAGCGCGCGCGCCAGCCCGATGCGCTGACGCTGACCTCCGGAGAACTCATGCGGGAAGCGATCGGCGGCCGACGGGTCGAGCCCCACCAGGCTGAACAGCTCGCGCGCCTCCGTCAGCGCCTGCTCTCGCGAGGTGCCGTGCACGATAGGTCCCTGCGCCACCAGATCGACCGCCTTGCGCCGCGGGTTCAGCGAGGCGAACGGGTCCTGAAACACCATCTGCATCTGCTGGGTCCGGTTTCTGACCTCGCTGCGAGAGAGGCGCGCCCAGTCCTCACCGTCGAGCAGGATCGTTCCTGCGTCGGGATCGATCAGGCGAATGATGCAGCGGGCGAGAGTGGATTTGCCGGAGCCCGACTCGCCGACGATGCCGAGCGTCGCGCCCTTTGGCAGCGCGAGCGAGACGTCCCTGACCGCATGGGTGACGCGCTCGCCGCGGCCGAGGAAGCCGCCGGTGCGATATGTCTTCGAGACACCGGAGATGGTGAGGATCATCCGGTCCGACAGCTTGCGTGCCGGGGGCGCTGCTACCGGCGGTACCGCGGCGATCAGTTGCCTGGTGTAGTCATGCTGCGGCCGTTGTAGGACATCCGCCGCCGCGCCCTGTTCGACGACGCTGCCATGTTGCATCACGACGACGCGGTCGGCGATCTCGGCGACGACCCCGAAATCATGCGTGATGAACAGCACCGCAGTCTTGCGCCTCTGCTGCAGCTCGCGGATGAGCTTGAGGATCTGGGCCTGCGTCGTGACGTCGAGCGCCGTCGTCGGCTCGTCGGCGATCAGCAGCTTCGGATCGAGCGCCAAGGCCATGGCGATCATTGCGCGCTGGCGTTGTCCGCCGGACAACTCGTGCGGATAGGCCTTCGCCGCGCGCGGCGGATCGGGAATGTTGACGTCCGAGAGCAGCGACAGCACGCGCGATTTGATCTCGACTTTCGACAGATCGGTATGGATGTCCAGGACCTCGCCGATCTGGTCGCCGATCGTGCGCAATGGATTGAGCGCGGTCATCGGCTCCTGGAACACCATCGCGATTTCGGCGCCGCGGATGCGGCGCATCTCGGCCGCCGTGGCGGTGCAGAGGTCGTGGCCGGCAAACAGGATGCGGCCGCCGTCGGTGGTCACGCCGTCCGGCAGCAGCCGCATGATCGTGTTGGCCATCATCGACTTGCCGGAGCCGGACTCGCCGACGATGCAGACGATCTCGTTTTCGGCGATCGAAAGCGAGACCTCCGAGATCGCATGCATGCGGTCGGCGCCTTTCGGCAGACGTACGCTGAGGCGGTCGACGGTCAGAACGGGCTTGGCTGGACTCATCGCTGCTTCAGCCGGGGGTTCAGTGCATCGTTGAGGCCCTGGCCGACCAGCGACACCGCAAGCACGGTGATGAGGATGGCAACACCGGGGATCGCCGATACGTACCACTGCACGCGCAGCACATCGCGTCCCAGGCCGATCAGATTGCCCCAGGAGGCGACGTTGGCGTCGGACAGCCGCAGGAAGGCGAGTGCACTCTCCAGAAGGATCGCAACCGCCATCACGACGCCGGCATAGACGATCACCGGCGGCAGCGCGTTGGGCAGGATCTCGCCCAGCATCAGCTGGGTGTCGCGCATGCCGAGAGTGCGGCCTGCCTGGACGAATTCGCGGCTGCGCAGCGAGAGGAACTCAGCCCGCGTCAACCGCGCCGGCGCCGGCCATGAGACGATGCCGACGGCGATCGTGACCGTCGTCAAGGTCGAGCCGAACACCGCGACCAGCACCAGCAGCAGCACGAAATTCGGCAGTGTCTGGAAGGCCTCGGTGATGCGCATCAGGATGTTGTCGACCCACCCGCCGTAGTAGCCGGCGAGCGCGCCGACCATGATTCCGATCGCCACGGCAATGAACGTGGCGACGCCGCCGATCAGGAGCGAGATGCGGGCGCCGTGAAAGATCTGGGCGGCGATATCGCGGCCGGAATTGTCGGTGCCGAGCAGGAACCGTGGATTGGCGAACGGCCAGATCAGCGGCCGGCCGGCGAGGGCGAGCGGATCGCGCGGATACAGATAGCCGGCGCTGATCGCCATGCCTACGACGATCAGTAGCAGGATCAGGCCCAGCACCGCAGCCGGACTGCGAAAGTAGCGCTTCGCGGCGTCCATGTTCAGCCCTCCGCCGTGATGCGCGGATCGAGCCGCGCGTAGAGCAGGTCGGTGACGAAGTTGACCAGGATCACCAGCAGCGCGGAGACGAAGACGATTCCGAGCAGCGTGTTGAGATCGCGCTGGACCACCGATTCATAGGCGAGGCGCCCAAGGCCGGGCAGCGAGAATACGGTCTCCACCACGACCGAGCCGCCGAGCATCGTTCCGGCCTGGAGTCCGATCAGCGTCACCATTGGCAGCAGCGCGTTGCGCAACACGTGGCGGGTGATGATGCGGGTTTCGTCGAGGCCCTTGGCACGCGCGGTGCGGACGAAATCGAGGTTCAGGACCTCGAGCATGGATGCGCGCATGATGCGCAGATAGATGGCCAGGAAGATCAGGCCGAGCGTCAGCGACGGCAGCACCAGATGGCTCGCAATGTCGAGCACGCGCCAGATCCCGGTGCTGACGGCGCCGATGTCCTCGAAGCCGCCCGCGGGCAGCCATTGCAGATAGATCGAGAACACCACGATGGCCATCAGGCCGAACCAGAACGAGGGCGTGGCGTAGAAGATCAGGCCGACCGTCGAGATCAGCGTATCCGGCCAGCGATTGACGCCGCGCGCCGCGATCACGCCGAACACGAGGCCGAAGAAGAACGCAAAGGAGAGAGCGGAGGTCATCAGCAGCAGGGTCGGCGGCAGCCGCTCCAGGATCACGGCGGCGACCGGCTTGCCGTAGATCGCGGAGAAGCCGAGATCGAGACGCACCAGCCGCCACAGGTAGTTGGCGAGCTGCATCGGGACCGACAGATCCAGCCCGTAGAAGCGGCGCAGCTCACGGGCGGTCGCCGCATCGCCGCCGCCCATCTGAGCCATCATCGCGTCGACCGTATCGCCCGGCGCGAGCTGCAGCAGGAGGAAGACGCCGATCAGGATCAGGAACAGGGTGGGGATCGAGGCGGCGAGCCGCCGCCCCGCAAGGCTCAAGATGCGCATGGCCTTATCCTGACGGATTCCGGCTCAGGCGGAAAGCCACAGATCGTGCCAGCTCGACGATCCCCAGCGCGGCGTGTTCGAGTGGTTGCGCGCCTTGGCCGTGATCACGGTGACGAAGATCTGCTCGATCGGCATCCACACCGGCAGCTCGGTATTGGCCTCGCGCACGAAATCTGCGTAGAGCGCCTTGCGCTTGGCCGGATCGACCTCGGTCGCCGCGTCATCGATGATCTTGTCGATCTTGGCATCGTCCCAACCCCACTGATTGGTCCACGGCGCGCCCTTGGGCTGACCGGAGCGATACCAGACCGTGGTCGAAACCGCGGGGTCGTTGCGGTACTGGTGCCAGCCGGTCGCGAGATCGAAGGCGTGCTCGTCATAGACCTGCTTGAGGAAGCCGCCGCCATCGTTGCGCACGATCTCAATCGCGATGCCGACCTCGCCCAGCGACTGCTGGAGGAAGGTCGCCCACAGCGAGATGTCCTCCCCCCATGGCGCGGGCAGCAGCCGCAGCGAGAAGCGGGTGCCGCCAGCGCCGGGCTTGTAGCCGGCCTCGTCCAGGAGCGCCGCCGACTTGGCCTTGTCGTAGGGATATTGCGGCGTATTGGCGCCGGGGTAGAAGTCGGTCGAGGTCGACGGGATCGGACCGGTGCCCAGCTTGGCGAAATCGCCGAGGAAGTTCTCGATGAAGAAGGGAACGTTGATCGCGTGTGCGATGGCGCGGCGGACCTTCACGTCCGCCAGCTCCTTGCGGCGGACGTTGAACTCGAGCGTATTGGTGCGCGCGTTGCCCTCATTGCCTTTGGTCGAGACGATGAAGCGCTTATCCTTGCCGAGCCGCGCCATGTCGGAGATGGTCAGGCCCGAGAACGGGCTGTAGTGCAGCTCGCCTGCCTCCATTTGCGCCGCCGCCGCCGCACGGTCAGTGATCACCTTCCACACGATGCGGTCGAGATAGGGCGCGTTCGGCCGCCAGTAGTCGGCATTGCGCTCGGCGATGATATACTGGCCGCGTTCGTACTTCACGAATTTGAACGGACCAGTGCCAATGGGGGCGAGGTTCGCGGGGTTCTGCCTGATGTCGCCGCTCTCGTAGATGTGCTTGGCCGAGACGTAGCCGAGATCGGGCAGGGCGCGCAGCAGCAGGTTGAGCGGCATCGGCCGCTCGTAGCGGAAGATCGCGGTTTGCGGATCTGGCGTGTCGACCGCAGTCAGGAACAACTGCAGGGTCGATCCGTAGTTCAGGATCTTCTTCCACATGTTCATCGCGGTGAAGGCAACGTCCTCCGACGTGAACGGCTTGCCGTCATGCCAGGTGATGCCCTTGCGCAGCTTGAAAGTGACGGTCTTGCCGTCCGGCGTCGCCTCCCAGCTCTCGGCAAGTACGCCGACCGGCTGGCCGTTGGCATCGAGGTCGACGAGGTTCTCCTGGATCTTGCCGCCGATGATGTAGACGCCGGTTGAAGCCTGGAGGCTCGGGTTGAGCTGGCGTTGCTCGGCGCCGTAGTGAACGTTGAACACGCCACCCTTGCGCGGCGTCTCCTGGGCGAAGGCGCGGAGTGGATTGACCACGTTCGCGGCGATGGCAGCGGAGGTCAGGAGGGCGGTCCGGCGGCTGATCTCGAAACGGCTCGAATTCATCAAGGTCTCCCGAAGGCCAAGCGGGACGCTGGCCGATGGCGCAATCGGCGCGAAGATTACGCGGATCGCGGGTCCAAGTCATTTGCGAATTGCCATGCAGTTCTGCGGCATTCTCGGCCGGCCCATGCAGCCGGCGGCACCGTGGCATACATTGCTCGTATACGAACGATTGGGAGAAGATATTCGCCGACAGGGACTTGACTGAGGTGGGGATTGCCGGCTGCCACGAACAACCGGAGGCAACTCTGACGCGGCGCCAATAGACTGCGCTATCTCAGATCGACGTCATGGGGCGCCTTCGATCGGCAGCCGCAGCTCGAACGCGACACCTTTGTCGCCCGGCCCCAGCGAGATCTCGGCGCCATGGCTTGCCATGATGGCGCGCACGATCGCCAGCCCCATGCCGGTACCGCCGCTGTCGCGCCGGGTCGTGAAGAAGGCATCGAAGATGCGGTCGCGGTTCT
It encodes the following:
- a CDS encoding ethylbenzene dehydrogenase-related protein, producing MKIRKTDYGTIILHWTLVGATVIAFLTGLRMATEAPGHAWIANNLDWLLPRHRTWTWHMPAGVVLASVAVAYMIYISKSGLGRRVTIDKMRFKGLLGRRPARLGSISVMLHWVLFISMAILIVTGGMLFFGVASGYVTMMIHWYATWVIPAFVVLHVLVHFSIGGKMQLYRVFRPAPLPPPPPKLDPVELLTMLVEQSEKLEEAEAPPRRPAPAARPAAREPMPAPRRMEEPMRARSEPRVPPGRMRPPPTPAKGNSRRRNPSFQSNPFMVAIAAAIVIGSAMFAADYYAEDTVTVYRIATSDAPTLDGDSSDRVWRNIQPHMVTTNQGDNFDGTGESRVWIKAAHDGTWVYFLVIWEDPTRSLKQLPLIKKADGWHLLQNGFDKGDENDFNEDKFSLLFTTLPITLAADRTFHMSSQPMPDKPPTLSGRGIHYTPAPNLYADAWLWKATSGGPTGWMDDDHFGPPAEPTPDQVKGLTPYKGGFAPDPGTANYSDNFVIDREAARLGNRGVRPKRLPKDVAAMTAAMGEINLDPNIGESEGSRWFMTEAESVPYSAEADAQTPIGTVVPGVLVSGEFTGDRADIRCAARWAAGHWTLEIARKMDTKSKYDVPIKNGVFMRVAAFDHTQIRHTRQIRPMRLEVQ
- a CDS encoding 2Fe-2S iron-sulfur cluster-binding protein; the protein is MGKICKIQYNRETFYANVGDILLDGAINSGVDLPHDCRSGICGSCKVTVIDGKLFGGMEGDMAHACQARVVSDLKIITEPVPDTVTMNCEVGDLVRLAPDVVGVTLEMPKPLRFFPGQYAKVQYRGFPTRCYSPTYPMVGAPDSHLLYLHIRILKDGLVSSALGRDIQVGHRVKLTAPLGTAFFRQKHRGRIILVASGTGFAPMWAIAVAAITENPKREIVFIVVSRTLQSFYMHQALCRLARFPNVKIIPIVSEPQNVSPAIRSGRPTEHMPELTPNDVVYTCGAPAMTEAVAKMSRAAGAKCHCDPFVSSAQPSESSGGLMDRLVGWLDSQRGRPAMFQPAE
- a CDS encoding VOC family protein, giving the protein MALKNVIGIDHAVVVVKDLDAAAETWKRLGFTLSPRGTHSAKMGSGNYTIMLDPDYIELLGILAETDHNVPTRNFLAQRGEGIERIAFTAIDSAAGAEEIRAKGFEPIGPIDFERPVPLPDGSISAAKFRVFQWPVAEAPGGLRIFACQHKTRETVWIPELMRHANAAKQLKQALIVTPDPAKDAAHLSRLIDRDGRDEADGAVTVTSGGDRADFVFLTRDQLAARYPGVSLAGLPERGGAGLVLASHDLTATEKALGAAAVRSGASLIVPPASATGTLLAFMAG
- a CDS encoding FAD-binding oxidoreductase, yielding MSTTTDSVQWPPSLWAAQTPAGPDLSELQGSVQADVVIIGGGFTGLSTALHLREAGTDVAIVEAMEPGWGASGRNNGQVIPTLSRPDPDDLVARHGAAGERFVAMLRDSASNLFDTVRRYNIDAEHEQAGWVQPVHTPGRIKIAERRFKQWSKFGAPVELLSRDQARDMLGSDAWHGGFWNKTGGHINPLALARGLARTVLSLGGRIYARSPVIDFARRGDRWIVRTARGELSARALVLASNAYSGEFSKALAPDIAHEVMPVLSWQMATQPLSDNVRKTVIPARQAMSDTHGELYFARYDARNRLVTGGAVIGPGNKAERLKARVAERLQRLWPQIGEVRFDYVWNGYVGMTTDYMPRIHRLGPDAYGWTGCNGRAVALTIPLGAELAKAVRGVSANELALPFTEPVTIPAHALLRPFAPLMLLLYRYRDAREIG
- a CDS encoding ABC transporter ATP-binding protein, which produces MSPAKPVLTVDRLSVRLPKGADRMHAISEVSLSIAENEIVCIVGESGSGKSMMANTIMRLLPDGVTTDGGRILFAGHDLCTATAAEMRRIRGAEIAMVFQEPMTALNPLRTIGDQIGEVLDIHTDLSKVEIKSRVLSLLSDVNIPDPPRAAKAYPHELSGGQRQRAMIAMALALDPKLLIADEPTTALDVTTQAQILKLIRELQQRRKTAVLFITHDFGVVAEIADRVVVMQHGSVVEQGAAADVLQRPQHDYTRQLIAAVPPVAAPPARKLSDRMILTISGVSKTYRTGGFLGRGERVTHAVRDVSLALPKGATLGIVGESGSGKSTLARCIIRLIDPDAGTILLDGEDWARLSRSEVRNRTQQMQMVFQDPFASLNPRRKAVDLVAQGPIVHGTSREQALTEARELFSLVGLDPSAADRFPHEFSGGQRQRIGLARALALKPKVLVADEPVSALDVSVQAQVLKLLISLRERLDLSIIFITHDLRVAAQICDLVAVMKDGVVVEHGPTHDVFGNPQHPYTQALLEAIPGGDFARIEHPTS
- a CDS encoding ABC transporter permease; this encodes MDAAKRYFRSPAAVLGLILLLIVVGMAISAGYLYPRDPLALAGRPLIWPFANPRFLLGTDNSGRDIAAQIFHGARISLLIGGVATFIAVAIGIMVGALAGYYGGWVDNILMRITEAFQTLPNFVLLLVLVAVFGSTLTTVTIAVGIVSWPAPARLTRAEFLSLRSREFVQAGRTLGMRDTQLMLGEILPNALPPVIVYAGVVMAVAILLESALAFLRLSDANVASWGNLIGLGRDVLRVQWYVSAIPGVAILITVLAVSLVGQGLNDALNPRLKQR
- a CDS encoding ABC transporter permease; the protein is MRILSLAGRRLAASIPTLFLILIGVFLLLQLAPGDTVDAMMAQMGGGDAATARELRRFYGLDLSVPMQLANYLWRLVRLDLGFSAIYGKPVAAVILERLPPTLLLMTSALSFAFFFGLVFGVIAARGVNRWPDTLISTVGLIFYATPSFWFGLMAIVVFSIYLQWLPAGGFEDIGAVSTGIWRVLDIASHLVLPSLTLGLIFLAIYLRIMRASMLEVLNLDFVRTARAKGLDETRIITRHVLRNALLPMVTLIGLQAGTMLGGSVVVETVFSLPGLGRLAYESVVQRDLNTLLGIVFVSALLVILVNFVTDLLYARLDPRITAEG
- a CDS encoding ABC transporter substrate-binding protein, whose protein sequence is MNSSRFEISRRTALLTSAAIAANVVNPLRAFAQETPRKGGVFNVHYGAEQRQLNPSLQASTGVYIIGGKIQENLVDLDANGQPVGVLAESWEATPDGKTVTFKLRKGITWHDGKPFTSEDVAFTAMNMWKKILNYGSTLQLFLTAVDTPDPQTAIFRYERPMPLNLLLRALPDLGYVSAKHIYESGDIRQNPANLAPIGTGPFKFVKYERGQYIIAERNADYWRPNAPYLDRIVWKVITDRAAAAAQMEAGELHYSPFSGLTISDMARLGKDKRFIVSTKGNEGNARTNTLEFNVRRKELADVKVRRAIAHAINVPFFIENFLGDFAKLGTGPIPSTSTDFYPGANTPQYPYDKAKSAALLDEAGYKPGAGGTRFSLRLLPAPWGEDISLWATFLQQSLGEVGIAIEIVRNDGGGFLKQVYDEHAFDLATGWHQYRNDPAVSTTVWYRSGQPKGAPWTNQWGWDDAKIDKIIDDAATEVDPAKRKALYADFVREANTELPVWMPIEQIFVTVITAKARNHSNTPRWGSSSWHDLWLSA